Proteins from one Algicella marina genomic window:
- a CDS encoding DNA helicase, with amino-acid sequence MKLSSPIYKLKRRARMLARADGIRLHEALNRIAAGEGFESWSHMAAGYADATPARRILRSISAGEMVLIAARPGHGKTLLGLELAVLAGEIGRQGYFFSLEYTKSDVQRRLAALGAANLSDTGALIVDTSDDICAEHVTKIIEQRDCAALAVIDYLQLLDQRRSHPPLEAQVRDLRAFARAKGAVVCLISQVDRSFDLTERDWPAVDDVRLPNPLDLSLFDRLCFLHDGNIRMERAG; translated from the coding sequence ATGAAGCTGTCATCCCCGATCTACAAACTGAAACGCCGCGCGCGGATGCTGGCCCGTGCCGACGGCATTCGCCTGCATGAAGCGCTGAACCGGATTGCAGCCGGTGAGGGTTTCGAGAGCTGGAGCCATATGGCCGCCGGCTACGCGGACGCGACACCGGCGCGGCGCATACTGAGGAGCATTTCGGCAGGTGAGATGGTGCTGATCGCGGCACGTCCGGGGCATGGCAAGACGCTGCTGGGACTGGAACTGGCCGTGTTGGCGGGTGAGATCGGGCGGCAGGGATATTTCTTCAGCCTCGAATACACCAAAAGCGATGTGCAGAGGCGGCTGGCTGCGCTGGGGGCGGCCAACCTGTCGGATACTGGCGCACTGATCGTCGATACTTCAGACGATATTTGTGCGGAGCATGTGACCAAGATCATCGAGCAGCGTGACTGTGCGGCGCTGGCTGTCATCGACTACCTGCAATTGCTGGACCAGAGGCGGAGCCATCCGCCACTGGAGGCACAGGTGCGGGATCTGCGGGCCTTTGCCCGAGCGAAGGGCGCGGTGGTCTGCCTGATCTCGCAGGTCGACCGGTCTTTCGACCTGACAGAGCGGGATTGGCCGGCAGTGGACGACGTGCGGCTGCCCAACCCGCTGGACCTGTCGCTGTTCGACCGGCTGTGTTTTCTGCATGACGGCAACATCCGGATGGAGCGGGCGGGGTGA
- a CDS encoding ArsR/SmtB family transcription factor, which yields MPKQYPTVESTFTALADPTRRAVVQALSLGPATVSHLAAPFDMALPSFTQHLGVLEKAGLIVSHREGRARVCSLNPEALLAAEEWLAGHRRQWEARLDRLEAHLATTRKGEEKDD from the coding sequence ATGCCTAAGCAATATCCGACTGTCGAATCGACCTTCACCGCACTGGCGGACCCGACACGGCGGGCGGTGGTGCAGGCCTTGAGCCTCGGTCCGGCCACCGTCTCGCACCTGGCCGCGCCGTTCGACATGGCCTTGCCCTCGTTCACCCAGCATCTGGGCGTTCTGGAAAAGGCTGGGCTGATCGTTTCGCATCGGGAGGGGCGGGCGCGGGTGTGCTCGCTCAACCCCGAGGCATTGCTGGCGGCGGAGGAATGGTTGGCCGGCCATCGGCGCCAGTGGGAGGCGCGGCTCGACAGGTTGGAGGCGCATCTCGCAACGACACGCAAAGGAGAGGAAAAGGATGACTGA
- a CDS encoding shikimate kinase, which produces MPIAGDPKTTSRLALQLTRPLVLVGLMGAGKTSVGRRLAEFLGVAFCDSDAEIEAASGMEVREIFERFGEPYFRAGERRVIARLLEGKPGVVATGGGAFLSPEIRQNVAEKGVSVWLDADLDTLWARVKDKPSRPLLQRPDAKAELARLKEGRAPVYAQADIRVMSEADGTHDAMVRRILEAVVAHDRARPEETATLRRIARDA; this is translated from the coding sequence ATGCCAATTGCGGGCGATCCGAAAACCACTAGCAGGCTGGCGCTGCAACTGACGCGTCCTCTGGTGCTGGTCGGATTGATGGGCGCCGGCAAGACAAGCGTCGGCAGGCGGCTGGCGGAGTTCCTGGGCGTGGCTTTCTGCGATTCCGATGCCGAGATCGAGGCTGCGTCCGGCATGGAGGTGCGCGAGATCTTCGAACGCTTCGGCGAGCCATATTTCCGGGCCGGGGAGCGGCGGGTGATCGCGCGTTTGCTGGAGGGCAAGCCGGGGGTGGTGGCTACCGGGGGCGGGGCGTTTCTAAGCCCGGAGATCCGCCAGAACGTGGCCGAGAAGGGTGTGTCGGTCTGGCTCGACGCCGATCTGGATACGCTTTGGGCACGGGTGAAGGACAAGCCGTCGCGGCCTCTGCTGCAGCGACCGGATGCCAAGGCCGAGCTGGCGCGGCTGAAGGAAGGACGGGCGCCTGTCTACGCACAGGCGGACATTCGGGTGATGTCGGAGGCGGATGGCACCCACGATGCGATGGTGCGTCGCATTCTGGAAGCGGTGGTGGCCCATGACCGGGCGCGACCGGAAGAGACGGCGACATTGCGAAGGATTGCCAGGGATGCGTGA
- a CDS encoding tyrosine recombinase produces the protein MSAAWIQPFLEALRAERDAADNTLINYAHDLEHFMAHIAGLGLKAETLARKDIEQYLINLENEGLKPATRARRLSSIKGLYHFAFSEGWRGDNPAALIRAPKTARKLPATLSENDVDRLLEAAGSTGRTLEENTRNACLFEILYATGLRVTELVSLPVAAVRGDPSMILIRGKGGRERMVPLSDPARDALANWLLLRDREEEAARKKRGTAPSLWLFPTRSKAGHLTRVQFHGLVKSVAATAGLKPEDVSPHTLRHAFATHLLANGADLRAIQTLLGHASVATTEIYTHVLEERLKALVLEKHPLAKDD, from the coding sequence ATGAGCGCAGCCTGGATCCAGCCCTTTCTTGAAGCTCTCCGGGCCGAACGTGACGCCGCCGACAATACCCTGATCAACTACGCCCATGATCTCGAACATTTCATGGCTCACATTGCCGGCCTCGGCCTCAAGGCCGAAACCCTCGCCCGCAAGGACATAGAGCAATATCTCATCAACCTGGAAAACGAGGGGCTGAAGCCCGCCACCCGCGCCCGCCGTCTCTCTTCGATCAAGGGCCTCTACCACTTCGCGTTCAGCGAGGGCTGGCGCGGCGACAACCCGGCAGCGCTGATCCGCGCCCCGAAGACCGCGCGCAAATTGCCGGCCACGCTGTCGGAAAATGATGTGGATCGCCTGCTGGAAGCCGCCGGCAGCACCGGCCGGACGCTGGAAGAGAACACCCGGAACGCCTGCCTGTTCGAAATTCTCTACGCCACCGGCCTGCGGGTGACAGAGCTTGTCAGCCTGCCCGTCGCCGCCGTCCGCGGCGACCCCTCGATGATCCTCATACGGGGCAAGGGCGGGCGCGAACGCATGGTCCCCCTCTCGGATCCCGCCCGCGACGCCCTCGCCAACTGGCTGTTGCTTCGCGACCGTGAAGAGGAAGCGGCGCGCAAGAAACGCGGCACCGCCCCCTCACTCTGGCTGTTTCCCACCCGGTCGAAAGCCGGCCACCTGACGCGCGTGCAGTTCCATGGCCTCGTCAAATCCGTCGCCGCCACCGCCGGTCTGAAGCCCGAGGATGTTTCTCCCCACACACTCCGCCACGCCTTCGCCACCCACCTGCTCGCCAACGGCGCCGATCTCCGCGCCATTCAGACATTGCTCGGCCACGCAAGCGTCGCCACCACCGAGATCTACACCCATGTGCTGGAGGAGCGGCTCAAGGCACTGGTGCTGGAAAAACACCCGCTGGCGAAGGACGACTGA
- a CDS encoding SRPBCC family protein: MTDIEDMDWSGDLLEREIVIARVVDADRETVFRAWTDPEQIVRWFGPEGFTLETDEIDIRPDGMWRFTMVAPDGTRFGNRMTFRRVEAPKLIVVDHGADADDDPDRFRMLVTFDEQANGKTVVTLRQMHPTPERRVIVIGFGAVEYGAQTLDKLAAHAGGARPAGVVA, translated from the coding sequence ATGACTGATATTGAAGATATGGACTGGAGCGGGGATCTTCTGGAACGGGAAATCGTCATTGCCCGCGTCGTCGATGCCGACCGGGAAACTGTGTTCCGGGCATGGACGGACCCGGAGCAGATCGTCCGGTGGTTCGGACCGGAGGGGTTCACGCTGGAAACAGACGAGATCGACATCCGCCCCGATGGTATGTGGCGGTTCACGATGGTGGCGCCGGACGGCACGCGTTTTGGCAACCGCATGACCTTCCGCCGGGTGGAGGCACCGAAGTTGATCGTCGTTGATCATGGTGCCGACGCGGACGACGACCCGGACCGGTTCCGCATGCTGGTGACCTTCGATGAACAGGCGAATGGCAAGACGGTGGTGACGCTGCGCCAGATGCACCCAACGCCGGAGCGGCGCGTGATCGTCATCGGTTTTGGGGCGGTTGAGTACGGGGCGCAGACGCTGGACAAGCTGGCGGCACACGCCGGCGGGGCGCGACCGGCGGGAGTCGTGGCCTGA
- the aroB gene encoding 3-dehydroquinate synthase, with protein MRETVEVALPGRDYRIEIGTGLLAEAGALIAPHLHRRKVFIVTDETVAAAHLAALQAGLAAEGIAGPALTLPPGEGTKCWAMLERTVEWLIAEKAERDDLLVAFGGGVIGDLAGFAAAVVRRGMDFVQVPTSLLAQVDSSVGGKTGINSPLGKNLIGAFHQPKLVLADVDVLGTLSAREFRSGYGEVAKYGLLGDADFFGWLETNGPALAAGDVAARVRAVRRSCEMKAGIVARDEKERGDRALLNLGHTFGHALEAATGYSQRLLHGEGVAVGMVLAFQLSQELGLCSQEAPSRVRAHLDAMGMKKDLADIPGELPDADGLIALMGQDKKVRDGQITFILARGIGEAFVARDVDMGAVRKVLKAALADR; from the coding sequence ATGCGTGAGACGGTTGAGGTGGCGCTGCCCGGGCGCGATTACCGGATAGAGATCGGCACCGGATTGCTGGCCGAGGCGGGCGCGTTGATCGCGCCGCACCTGCACCGGCGCAAGGTGTTCATCGTGACTGACGAGACGGTGGCGGCGGCACATCTGGCGGCGTTGCAGGCCGGCTTGGCGGCGGAGGGGATCGCCGGACCGGCGCTGACGTTGCCGCCGGGCGAAGGGACGAAGTGCTGGGCCATGCTGGAGCGCACGGTGGAGTGGCTGATCGCCGAAAAGGCGGAACGTGACGACCTGCTGGTGGCCTTCGGTGGCGGCGTCATCGGTGACCTGGCGGGTTTCGCGGCGGCGGTGGTGCGGCGGGGCATGGATTTCGTGCAGGTGCCGACGAGCCTGCTGGCGCAGGTGGACAGTTCCGTCGGCGGCAAGACGGGGATCAACTCGCCACTGGGCAAGAACCTGATCGGGGCGTTCCACCAGCCCAAGCTGGTGCTGGCGGACGTGGACGTTCTGGGCACCCTGAGTGCGCGCGAGTTCCGTTCCGGCTACGGCGAGGTGGCGAAATACGGGCTGCTGGGCGATGCGGATTTCTTCGGCTGGCTGGAGACGAACGGGCCGGCGCTGGCGGCGGGCGACGTGGCTGCGCGTGTGCGGGCGGTGCGCCGGTCCTGCGAGATGAAGGCGGGCATCGTGGCGCGGGACGAGAAGGAGCGGGGCGACCGGGCGCTGCTGAACCTCGGCCACACGTTCGGACATGCGCTGGAGGCGGCGACGGGATATTCGCAGCGGCTGCTGCATGGCGAGGGCGTGGCCGTGGGCATGGTGCTGGCGTTCCAGCTTTCGCAGGAACTCGGGCTTTGCTCTCAGGAAGCGCCGAGCCGGGTGCGGGCGCATCTGGACGCGATGGGCATGAAGAAAGACTTGGCCGACATTCCCGGTGAGTTGCCCGATGCTGACGGGCTGATCGCGCTGATGGGTCAGGACAAGAAGGTGCGGGACGGGCAGATCACCTTCATTCTGGCGCGCGGGATAGGCGAGGCTTTCGTGGCGCGGGATGTGGACATGGGCGCGGTGCGCAAGGTGCTGAAGGCGGCGCTGGCGGATCGGTGA